cattttttgttaaaaaatagtaaaaaagtATTagtaaatttaaagaaaaattgaaaatctgaaattctgATATCTAATAGGAAGAAGTTGCCAATGAATTTTTGCTTAAGACATTTTGTTAAGATAAATAAATTGTACTTCAAAGACAGATTTCTCATGATGTATAGTTTTACACCAAAAGTTTTCAGATTTCACAGCTATGCACTGAAGTTATATAtgagacttttaaaatgttgtagCATAATGGCAGCAGTCATAATGAAATCAAGTCTGTGGCTATTCTTTGCATGATCTCTGGTTAGGTTTTCAGACTGTGTGGCTAAGCGAGTCAAGAAGgcaaggttttttgtttttttttttcatgtagtttttctgaaaaactctCTTAAAACATTTCCTGCTAGGCCCCAAGGATGAAACCATGGATGATTTCTGGAGGATGATCTGGGAACAGAAGGCAACAATTATTGTCATGGTGACTCGCtgtgaggaaggaaagagggtgAGAAATATCCATCTTTCCATCCTTCTtttatctgaaaacagaatgagTTGCTGTGCTCTGGTGAactacattttcttcttagtactTTGTATTCATTCTTTGCTGTTCTCTTGTGGCAAAACCTATGTAGGAAAGCATATCAAAGCAGTGTTGCCCTATGGAATTACCAGTCTCATCAGAAAATGTCACTTTAGTCACAGCTATAAGTAGCAGACAGACAGCTTCCAAACTATAGCTAATAAATCCAGAAAAGGGCTCAAGGTAGAATTCTAGCTCCTCACAGACCTGTCATAAAAGAtatcatttgtatttttctcctatGTATTATCTTTTGATATCCTGGCAATGCCCTCAGTAAATCCtagacagaatattttttttatctgttgtCTTTGCCCTACCTTCAACTGCATGCTTCTAGATGCTTCTGGCTTGCTTTTATTCCTTATTCCAGatacagcagaaagaagaggaactgctgttttaactgcttttaaagGTGAAAATGTTGGTAGCATGCAGATTTACAGCATCCCCAAGTTGATGCTATAGGCAGGCAGGGCCAACATCCCTCACCGAAGACTGAAAAGCCATAGAAGTAGCCACAAACTTTTCTACAGCCTtcaggcaacagcagcagtagcTGTTCACTTTTTCAGCTTGTGTAcaggattttttccccactttatATTCAAAGCTAAATTCCATGGGCATAAATTTCAGGTCAGAGACCTGAACTGTTGGATATTTGGAATTACTTGGCACTGGCATCCTAAGCAGTGACAGCCTTTTCAGGGGAGTACAAGACCTGTCAGAAGTTGGTAAAACTATACTGAGTTGCCATCTATTTTAAATCAGACTTGTAGCTCTCAGATCTCTGCCACTTTACGTCATGCTACTCACCTAACTTCATATCTTCACAGAACAAATGTGCCCAGTACTGGCCATCAATGGAGAATGGATCTGCAATGTATGGGGACATCATCGTGAAGATCAATGAAAGTAAAACGTGTCCAGACTATGTCATTCAAAAACTACACATCACAAACGTAAGTTGATTCAAAAGTGTAAGGCTGACTGGAACTGGGCTATTCAAGTCTGTAAGCGTCGTTGAGAGatccttttaaaagaagagtCAGTTATCAATGGGAGAAGCACTGCTGTTTTTCCCTGTGCAGTATTACAGCTTAGGAGAAAACTTCTTAGCTGTAGGTGTCATTCCTTACAAGAAATGTGAGTTAGAAATATATTTCCCAACttagaatgtatttttctttgtactCTGGAATATACATTTAGGAGGAAACTGTTAATATGCTGTTAAGTACGGAGAACTTCACACATGGTGATTTCCTTAGATGTTCAGCTTGTTCTTTAACACAGAAATGTTACTGGTTTGTGTGTATCTCAGCATAACCTTCTGCAAGTAAAGTCAATGTGAATCATAGAGTGACATTACCTACCCTCATGGTAATTGTACGGTGGGACAATTACAAATTCGGGCAATCTCAAGTGCATTTATAAacataagtgttttttttaaattatcatttgGCTACATGTAGAATCATTAAGGCTGGTTAATTGCTGTCTTTTATACATCTGAAATATCATTAGTTGCTCTGTGTGTAATTGAGAACAAAACTGGCCATTTAAGGCCAAATGTTCCTCACAGGCCTTTTGAGAAAGTATTTCAGTGAGGGTAAATGGGGCGTAAGTCGTAGCTAAAAGCATTGAGACTCGAAGAGTAAATCTGCTGAGGGATCTTCAGCAAAATGGTTGTGACAGACTCCACCCATCTTGATCCATGACTACGGCTGGAAATTCCCATTCTGCTGTCTCATGTGGCATTAAAATTTTCTCAGGAAGTAGTCTGATTAAAAGGAAGTTGTAACTTCACACGAAGACAGTAAGAACATCGGGATGTTAAGAATTAACTATTAACAAAGACACTGCTCTGTGACTACAAGAATCTGACCTTAGAACTAAGAGACTGCTGCAGGTTGAGAGCTGATATTTTGAGAGCTGTCTGCTCTCTGGCTGACATCACATTAATATAGACAAAACTGATATTGGTTGTGGAATTTGAGAGTGGTCCCTGGTGAGAAAGTGGATTCTGCAGTTCTGGTGGAATAGTGATGTATAATTACTGAAACAATCGCAAATAACTGTGTGAATAACTGTGCCACAACTGGATAGTTCAACTTTGAATACGAACTTGGTCGTTACTGGGCAGTGGCCTGTATAGCCATGCTAAATCTTGGCCAGTGACAGAATGCCAGTGAGAtgtctttctcattttgtttttataatcaTGGTTACCAAAGTGTATGTCCTCTCTTTTAATCTAGCAGCAATATATGAAAGCAGGACTCAAGACCTGACGTGATTTAATCAAGTGACTTAAGAGAGTCAGTCTCATGAAAAATCAAAGGGTTTATTGTACCTACTTCTAAATGGTAGAACTCTGAgttgcagtttatttttttcttctttttaaatctgttgTAATCAGCAGGCTCCTCCTAGGAGATGCAAGAGAATTACCAGTCTGTACCCCTTGAAGTAAGCAGAACTATACACGGGCCAAGAGTGGGGAGACTATTGTACTCTGGATCATAGGCTAACctgagaaaaacttatttttagcAACAATGAACCTCCTGCTTGTCCTCTGTTGGAGTCTTGTGTATTCCTGATTCatggatatttttaaattaaaattgaataTGAAAAATCTTGTAACCTGAGACCATTTGGATTACAACATTACAGCACACtgaatgaaagagaaatttctgtttcaaCATTTGATGACTGTTgcccttatttttcttctgctttgtatATCTGCACTTGATTTTGgctttgtgtatatatattaaaaacccccacatttcaCTTTGTCTagggaaaggaaaggacagCTGGAAGAGATGTCACTCATATTCAGTTTACAAGCTGGCCAGACCATGGAGTCCCTGAGGATCCACATCTCCTTCTTAAACTCCGACGCAGAGTTAATGCTCTCAGCAACTTTTTTAGTGGCCCAATAGTGGTTCATTGCAGGTAAATACATATGATTTTGTTAATGTTAATGTTaacattaaaattttgttaaCGTTATATGAACATGAAATAAAGCTATTCAGAAAAGGGAGCTGGCAAAGGTATTTGACTAATCCTAAATTTTATGACTTGATTACTTGAAAGTAAGGCAGACAAAGATGCATTAAAAAGGCCAGTTTTCTGAAGGATCTGATAATTGGGTTGATAAAATTTGAGGATACACAAACTTTTGGACTTTCAGAAAGCAGCCAGATAAATGTTGGGCTACTCTGGCTATAATCACCACTTTTGGCCATATTTGCCTTACTTTCAatgaaaggtatttaaaatgcaaattaatctttttttttttttttttttttttttttgtgttgccAATTAATTTACAGCAAGAACTGTTTTCAGTTGCTTCGTGTCCTGTTACACATTTTCTCTTATGCTTTCTCACTGACTGTTCCCGTCAGTGATACCATTCCCACTCGATAACCAAATCCCTTTGTGCTTTGCAGTGCTGGCGTGGGGCGCACTGGGACATACATAGGAATTGATGCCATGCTGGAGGGGCTGGATGCAGAAGGCAGAGTAGATGTTTATGGCTATGTTGTGAAGCTGCGTCGGCAGCGGTGCCTCATGGTTCAAGTGGAGGTATGTCACTAAAACTCCTGTCACTTAGTATTCTCCTTTGCTAGGGCTTCATCAGTATTGCTCAGAACTGCgctgttctgttttgggttttgctgcaATTCAGTTGAAGTTGTTAATACAAAATGTAGCTCTGGAAAATattaagagagagaaaaacttCCAACACAGTTTTCCAGGTTTAGAAACCTCAACTTTTAAGTTtaggctttaaaaaagaagccaaGAAGAACATTTTACGTTGATAATCCAGCTTTTGGCATACAAATCACAAATGCAAAATTGACCTTGCATAGTCAAACTTGATTTTCAGATTCTAAAAACTGTCTGTCTAGGTAGACAGTTTAGGTACTGTCTTCAGTAGAGTTGAGAGTACAATAAAAGTTATGGACTGATGCATTGCCTGTTTTTGACTtatttaagtgttttgcagaccTTTCAAATCTCAGTTGCATATTTCTTGAATGACATTACATTTATATGCCAAACACCGTTCATCCTACACACTAAATGTCCTCCAAAATGTCTAACTTGGAAGCCACTCTGATTTTTAATACTTGTATTTAATGcctatttaatatttatttaatatttatgtatttaatataaCATATGTATTTAGTGCTTCGTATTATTAACACTAATAACATCATGGGAGTAATAGTTTCTTACAATGGTTTAAAAGAGTGATATAATTCttatgttggttttgtttttacttattaataacttcatttttaaaccCATCAAATGGGAAACACCAGTCTCAGTACATCCTTATCCATCAAGCGCTAGTGGAATACAATCAGTATGGAGAAACAGAGGTCAGTCTCTCAGAGCTGCACTCCTACCTCAacaatctgaaaagaaaagatccTCCGAGTGAACCTTCTCTGTTGGAGGCAGAGTTTCAGGTAAATAAGCATTGCATTCTAGTGCCCTTACCTTGCACTTACATCAGAACATGCCTTGCACGGTAGTCATGAGATAGAGATACCCGACATAATAGATAATTTCTGTGCTATCTTATTTCTCTGCCACAGAAACAGTTTCTTTATGTTTATGAAAAAAGgtataaattaatgaaattttattcctgcttttgaTATTAATATTTGTAACAAAGATGAGGAGCATAGAATGATTACTTGTGTCTGTGTGCTTGATGTCCCGTGCTGTTGTACGTGGTATAGcaggcatttttaaattatagccCAGATGTGGCCAaagtttaaataattaaagttAAGAAGTAAGGCGCTGGGAGAAGAAGACTGGGTGTGGGTGTCCAGAAGGGACAATGATCCCAGGAACCATTTTAATCAAGCATAATACCAAACATCCTCTTTCTTTAGAGATTACCTTCCTATAAAGGGTGGCGGACACAGAACACTGGGAATcgtgaagaaaataaaagcaaaaataggaATGCCAATGTAATTCCATGTAAGTATTTTCCATGAACCTTCCCATATTTTATCTGTTATCTTCTGTAAGAAAACCtactaaattttgaaaaaatgagGACAGTAAATTACATTACTGAGATATATTTGATTAACTTTCTCAATACTGTAAAACTAGAAACTTCTgatagtgttttaaaaaaaagagatgagtttttaaaagtgtgaaTTATTGGGAgagtttatttcaaataaagtgGCCTTTGTTCTGCAGTCTGTTGTGAAAGGACTGCCCTTTTTCTATCCATTTCCCACCCTGCACATGCAGAAGCCCCCTCAATGCTGTACCTGAGTGGCAGCATGGCCTGACGGTGACACTTTGTCTCGTGCAGATGACTTTAACCGGGTGCCCATCAGGCACGAAGATGAATGCAGTAAGGAGGGTGAACATGATTCGGATGATTCCTCAGATGAGGACAGTGACTGTGAGGAATCAACCAGATACATCAATGCTTCTTTCATAACTGTATGTATTGAGAGGATCCACTGCAAGTATTTCACAAGCTCGCAGCTAAAACAATATTCTAGCTTGAGCTCTTACTCGCTTACTGGCTTCACAAATAGAACAGGATTCACCTGAATAAGGGAGAAAGTTCTGACAGTCGATTGGCAAATCCATCTGTAGTTTTAATCATGAAAATCTACAGTTTGCTGCAGTAATGAGATCATCTTTTTCTCTTACATGGCCTTAAACCGTGTGGTCTCAAATAGTGAGACTAAACACAGGaacatatttttgtgtgtgttgtttcAAACCACTAGCATTCAGACTGGCCTCATGTATTTCTCTTAGTGGGCATCTGCCTACAAGTTGATCCACATTAAAATTTTCCCTGTTAGTGAAATGCAAGTCTAGTTATTCACATATACAAAACCCTACTAGTGAAAAGTGGGGCCATCAGGTTTTTTGGTATCATATACACCTCCAAAAGGTGGATAGCAGTTATTTGTCACTAATGAAGTAACTTTTTTGGAATGACAAGCTAAATTTGATTtatctgaattttttaaaatgctggatAGTTAGGATATCTATTCAGAAGagatgtatttttacttttgggTAGCTCAGTGTAAACTGGTGCACCAATCTTATGTGGTATAAACTCAGTTTCTTAGTGGTCAAATTAAACAGCTGGGTAGAACTAAATGTTTTAGCCCTTAAAAACATGctttgcagaaaacagcagggTGAGATCTCATCCACTGGGGCATGAGTATACCTTGTTGTCAGTCTGGAAGTGGTAGTGTTGTTTAGGGGACTGAATTTAATGCCATTTGGCTCGTAGAATTCCTGTAAAACCATCGCCTAATGTGATAGGCATACTTTCTCTATAAATAAAAGGGTTCATTAGTTTATTTTGCTGGGTATTCATTACCTGGCAATGAGTTCTGTTGCTTGACAATCACATTTCAaatgaatttaagaaaaaaatacttcaaatttcTTTAATAGGGTTACTGGGGTCCAAAAGCCATGATTGCAACACAGGGACCACTGCAGGAAACTATCTCTGACTTCTGGCAAATGGTCTTCCAAAGAAAAGTCAAAGTCATTGTTATGCTGACAGAGCTGAAAGAAGGAGATCAGGTGAGATCATGTCTTCACACCGACACATTATGGGTCCTCTATgtgcaaagaaaacactgcactGCACTCTCTTATTCCCTTCCTCCATTTAAGCATGTTGCATAGGATGAGGAATTTGCACTTCCAATATAATCTGTCCTATTATGTACCTTCTTAATTTACTTTCTAATGAGGGGACAAGTGTATGATGCtgtactttaaaatacagtgacaTTCCCACTACTTTAAAGTCAATATATTCTGTAAGTGCATGTGGAAGATAAATTCAAAGCAGGTTTGAATGGAGCACTGACTTGTAGTTTTATCTATTTTAGGAACTCTGTGCACAGtactggggagaaggaaaacaagtgtaCGATGGCATAGAAGTTCAAATGACAGATGTCAACTGTTGTTCTAGCTATACCATACGTGCATTTGTTGTTACACATCTGAAGGTAAAAGTTTCTTTGCAAATTCcaaaaggaagttttaaattTCATTCCCTATTATAAACTTAGCctaaagaaagggaaggaacagTTTCCACAGCGCTTACCTCCTGTtgtaagaaatggaaatatttttctcctccagacCAGCAGCCAGTCATGATAAATGCTATGAATTagctcagcatttctgtttaGGGGATTGCTGAGGTGGTGGTAGTGGAGTCTCAGGAGGCCAGCTGTCTTCTGTACTTTGAGCAAAGCTTGGATTTCTACTACCTCATATTCATGAAGTAAAACTTACATCACCATGCAGTTCCTCaggaatataatttttcttttacaaatcaGCTGCAATAGATGTACTATATGAATCTTTATTTTAACCTGAACATTGACTACATCTccactgctgtttttcagacaaaagaaacacagaaggtATATCAATACCAGTATCACAAGTGGAGTGGCTTGGATATTCcagaaaaccccaaagattTAGTTAGCATGATTTTCAACCTCAGACAAAAGGTTCCAGTCAGATCAGGCACTGAGGACAACAGGAGTACCCGCAGTGTCCCGCTCGTCATCCACTGCCGGTGGGTCTGAATTCAGCACGTACCTTAACCTAGCTCTAAGTTCTGGATGTACATAGCAACCTCGGTTTTGGGATGCCTACCTTTTCCACCAAGCCTTTCCATGTGTCTGGAGACTCAGCTCTCCCTAGAAGAGTCCTTGAATGGCTCAAGCTTGACCTTTTGGATTGCAATCATGAAAAGTGAGCACACTTCTCCTTGGCCAGCATGGGCATGGAGTAGGTGGTCAGAGCTAGCTTCTCTTGTCTGGTACATGTATTTTGAGAAGAAATTCTAGGTCAGAGTGCTCTTGTAGCATACTACTACAGCTTTTAGGTTAATCTCTTGCTCCAGTACAGAAAGCTCATTTTTTAGGACCATTTCCAGGAATAGTCTTGCATACCATCTAAAACAGAGGACAATCCTGCTAACAATTGTTGGAAATGTAAGTCTGAAGCTTCTCATTTCTCTCTTACCCCTTAAGTGGCCACGTGAGATCCAGGTAGCCTCTAGATAAACTGTGTCTTGTGTGTGTCTTACAGATATTCTCAATTGTAACAATTTCAGTCTAgtcaaaaatgttttggaaatgtAATTCATTATGTAGGCCTTGAAATAAATCTAACATTTAGTGAGAGGACTTGctgattttacattttaaatttacatgtACATTTTACATCATCTTCTAGTGATGGATCACAGCAGACTGGTGTATTTTGTGCTTTAATGACCCTCTTGGAAAGTGCAGAAATAGAAGAAGTAATAGATGTTTTCCAAGTAGTAAAAGCTCTTCGTCGTACCAGGCTGGGAGTGGTCTCCAACTTTGTAAGTAAATCTTAGGAATTACCAGAAAAAACATATGAGATTACTTAGCATGATCACTAATGTCCTCATAACCTTATGCATAATTTCTTCATAGGGAACACTACTTCTAATCAGGACATTCACAGCCAGTCACCACTACTTGGGAACTGGCCGCTACTATATAAGAATGAAGGAGTCTGTGAGATGTCCAGAGCTGCAATTCTGTAACGCCTTTGTGGAACGGGGCATATTATAAAACTATAAATTGCATAAATTGATGGTTCTGCCATTGGCTGAGGGGTGCACATGCACAGTGTCCCTTCTGCAGTTAGAAGGCTAACTCCATTTCACAGGCTGGCGGCCCTGGGCTTGTTTTGGTTAAATCCCTCCAGAGGAGTGATGTCTCCGGCATGCACTGTGCATGTACTAACAAACCAGACCGGTGTCAACGAGATGGGGCAGGTTATTAGATGGCTTTCCTGGACTCCTTACAATACCTGTTGTTTACAACTTGGGTGctgtaaaaagcaaattttttgtACATTGTGCACCAAGAGGGTACTGAGTGACAAACTTGGAACGTCTGGTGCAGGCAGTTACAGAAACAGTACGTACACATGAAATCAGAATAAGCCATAGAAGCAACACTCTGCACACCAGAAACTGTGGAAGCTGCTTCCTATGCAGTCTTGCATGTTCAACTACATATTACTTtctaaaatttaagaaaatagagaaagaaTAGGTTTATTCTTGGGCTCTGAGCATTCCATTCATACTATCTTCTTCTCTTCATCCTTAAGGAACATTACCAATTTCTGTATGACACCATTGCCAGCACCTACCCTGCACAGAATGGACAAGTAAagaagagcagccagcaggaagATAAAGTTGAATTTTGCAGtgaggtagaaaaaaaagatcaggaAGCTGATTTAATCACTATTGATCTTACACCACCAGCGCCAGAGGAAAATGAGCCTTCTGAAGCGTGTGAAGATTCTAAGGCTGCAGATAGCACTAAGGGAACAGAGAGCTCTACAAATGGCCCCACAGCTCCAGTTCTAACTTAGAAgctatactaaaaaaaaaaagtgctttgtcatgtgcaaaaaatattaaacaaaataagaGTGTaagatttcttcctcttcccacttttttttttttttttttgaggagggGAATATTTAGTATTATATCAGTTTTTCAAAGGTAAAAATTTAAAGGAATACTTGAAACTTGTAGAGAGTGACAAAGAACTGtgaaagtttaatttttgtgtaattTGCATTTAATACTTGTTCAGAAACCTTTTCACTATTTTTAtactttgtcttttaaaaatatgtacagtGTAATACTGAGCAgtgggaaggattttttttgagtTCTGTAATGAGGAGAAAAGCAACTCAGAATAACAAGAATACTGCATTGCAAAAACAGGTCTGTCTTCAAAACTATCAACAAGTAGATTAACCCAACTGGTAAGCATATATTCTAGCATTTCAGGAGTGCTGACCAAGCACTGCTTTAATACTACTCTGTGGAACACGTGGGACTTTGCCTAACAGTTTTAAGAGCTTATCGTTTGCATCAGGTGGCAATTCCAAGGAATTCAGGTTTATGGAGAATCTAGAAGTCCTCTCATGTCAATGTGGAATAgggaattttgcatttttctgactTGCCTCAAGGTGTCCTTGTTGCTCCACATCCATTAATCTGAGATTTCAATGTTAGACTCAAAGAAGAGTTTGGAGATTGGCATTTGAATGATTGCAACGGTTCTGA
Above is a window of Falco biarmicus isolate bFalBia1 chromosome 11, bFalBia1.pri, whole genome shotgun sequence DNA encoding:
- the PTPRC gene encoding receptor-type tyrosine-protein phosphatase C isoform X9, with amino-acid sequence MFLWLKLLAFGVAFLRQDAFVKGGDENLATASSPSPVSLSPARSTSLSPPGTAEGVESATTTPEPPIVTTEEPCDMKYIITRVEDDKNMAKVTLKNLRKNREYVILGYKNFRVDSSTYTVKLQRCMRYTVRVKNCADEYLIVPPESSNNAFKVENETSTSAKLCWENSACANVTVSCKGLSDITELNQNCTELDGLLPNHQYSCTGTIQFFEKNVSSQTFNITTDYGAPEAPENLTVVCDARSATVTWKKPSDTSKGPIHGYIVICNDVEKELDNMTNFICQKLEPYSLGSVSVTPYTNSKYSNNGRIMGKPGRCSFRTKSAEPEQVTDVNATLTADNAVQIKCKSQQVYGEKKIFELTWENDGTKDRSDNRCDFKKENLMYLTNYTFTILVFNGEHRGQPVKKSIKTRYNSRALIIFLAFLIVLTSIALLLVLYKIYELHKKKLSNSSEGVNLVAIKDDDRQLLNIEPIPSEQLLDMYKRKIADEGRLFLDEFQSIPRVFTKFSIKEAKKSHNQNKNRYIDILPYDHNRVELSEIPGDPGSDYINASYIDGFKEPRKYIAAQGPKDETMDDFWRMIWEQKATIIVMVTRCEEGKRNKCAQYWPSMENGSAMYGDIIVKINESKTCPDYVIQKLHITNGKERTAGRDVTHIQFTSWPDHGVPEDPHLLLKLRRRVNALSNFFSGPIVVHCSAGVGRTGTYIGIDAMLEGLDAEGRVDVYGYVVKLRRQRCLMVQVESQYILIHQALVEYNQYGETEVSLSELHSYLNNLKRKDPPSEPSLLEAEFQRLPSYKGWRTQNTGNREENKSKNRNANVIPYDFNRVPIRHEDECSKEGEHDSDDSSDEDSDCEESTRYINASFITGYWGPKAMIATQGPLQETISDFWQMVFQRKVKVIVMLTELKEGDQELCAQYWGEGKQVYDGIEVQMTDVNCCSSYTIRAFVVTHLKTKETQKVYQYQYHKWSGLDIPENPKDLVSMIFNLRQKVPVRSGTEDNRSTRSVPLVIHCRDGSQQTGVFCALMTLLESAEIEEVIDVFQVVKALRRTRLGVVSNFEHYQFLYDTIASTYPAQNGQVKKSSQQEDKVEFCSEVEKKDQEADLITIDLTPPAPEENEPSEACEDSKAADSTKGTESSTNGPTAPVLT
- the PTPRC gene encoding receptor-type tyrosine-protein phosphatase C isoform X10 yields the protein MFLWLKLLAFGVAFLRQDAFVKGVESATTTPDDYNSTSLHSTISPVSMPANTGIIPTHTIEPPIVTTEEPCDMKYIITRVEDDKNMAKVTLKNLRKNREYVILGYKNFRVDSSTYTVKLQRCMRYTVRVKNCADEYLIVPPESSNNAFKVENETSTSAKLCWENSACANVTVSCKGLSDITELNQNCTELDGLLPNHQYSCTGTIQFFEKNVSSQTFNITTDYGAPEAPENLTVVCDARSATVTWKKPSDTSKGPIHGYIVICNDVEKELDNMTNFICQKLEPYSLGSVSVTPYTNSKYSNNGRIMGKPGRCSFRTKSAEPEQVTDVNATLTADNAVQIKCKSQQVYGEKKIFELTWENDGTKDRSDNRCDFKKENLMYLTNYTFTILVFNGEHRGQPVKKSIKTRYNSRALIIFLAFLIVLTSIALLLVLYKIYELHKKKLSNSSEGVNLVAIKDDDRQLLNIEPIPSEQLLDMYKRKIADEGRLFLDEFQSIPRVFTKFSIKEAKKSHNQNKNRYIDILPYDHNRVELSEIPGDPGSDYINASYIDGFKEPRKYIAAQGPKDETMDDFWRMIWEQKATIIVMVTRCEEGKRNKCAQYWPSMENGSAMYGDIIVKINESKTCPDYVIQKLHITNGKERTAGRDVTHIQFTSWPDHGVPEDPHLLLKLRRRVNALSNFFSGPIVVHCSAGVGRTGTYIGIDAMLEGLDAEGRVDVYGYVVKLRRQRCLMVQVESQYILIHQALVEYNQYGETEVSLSELHSYLNNLKRKDPPSEPSLLEAEFQRLPSYKGWRTQNTGNREENKSKNRNANVIPYDFNRVPIRHEDECSKEGEHDSDDSSDEDSDCEESTRYINASFITGYWGPKAMIATQGPLQETISDFWQMVFQRKVKVIVMLTELKEGDQELCAQYWGEGKQVYDGIEVQMTDVNCCSSYTIRAFVVTHLKTKETQKVYQYQYHKWSGLDIPENPKDLVSMIFNLRQKVPVRSGTEDNRSTRSVPLVIHCRDGSQQTGVFCALMTLLESAEIEEVIDVFQVVKALRRTRLGVVSNFEHYQFLYDTIASTYPAQNGQVKKSSQQEDKVEFCSEVEKKDQEADLITIDLTPPAPEENEPSEACEDSKAADSTKGTESSTNGPTAPVLT
- the PTPRC gene encoding receptor-type tyrosine-protein phosphatase C isoform X11; its protein translation is MFLWLKLLAFGVAFLRQDAFVKGVESATTTPEPPIVTTEEPCDMKYIITRVEDDKNMAKVTLKNLRKNREYVILGYKNFRVDSSTYTVKLQRCMRYTVRVKNCADEYLIVPPESSNNAFKVENETSTSAKLCWENSACANVTVSCKGLSDITELNQNCTELDGLLPNHQYSCTGTIQFFEKNVSSQTFNITTDYGAPEAPENLTVVCDARSATVTWKKPSDTSKGPIHGYIVICNDVEKELDNMTNFICQKLEPYSLGSVSVTPYTNSKYSNNGRIMGKPGRCSFRTKSAEPEQVTDVNATLTADNAVQIKCKSQQVYGEKKIFELTWENDGTKDRSDNRCDFKKENLMYLTNYTFTILVFNGEHRGQPVKKSIKTRYNSRALIIFLAFLIVLTSIALLLVLYKIYELHKKKLSNSSEGVNLVAIKDDDRQLLNIEPIPSEQLLDMYKRKIADEGRLFLDEFQSIPRVFTKFSIKEAKKSHNQNKNRYIDILPYDHNRVELSEIPGDPGSDYINASYIDGFKEPRKYIAAQGPKDETMDDFWRMIWEQKATIIVMVTRCEEGKRNKCAQYWPSMENGSAMYGDIIVKINESKTCPDYVIQKLHITNGKERTAGRDVTHIQFTSWPDHGVPEDPHLLLKLRRRVNALSNFFSGPIVVHCSAGVGRTGTYIGIDAMLEGLDAEGRVDVYGYVVKLRRQRCLMVQVESQYILIHQALVEYNQYGETEVSLSELHSYLNNLKRKDPPSEPSLLEAEFQRLPSYKGWRTQNTGNREENKSKNRNANVIPYDFNRVPIRHEDECSKEGEHDSDDSSDEDSDCEESTRYINASFITGYWGPKAMIATQGPLQETISDFWQMVFQRKVKVIVMLTELKEGDQELCAQYWGEGKQVYDGIEVQMTDVNCCSSYTIRAFVVTHLKTKETQKVYQYQYHKWSGLDIPENPKDLVSMIFNLRQKVPVRSGTEDNRSTRSVPLVIHCRDGSQQTGVFCALMTLLESAEIEEVIDVFQVVKALRRTRLGVVSNFEHYQFLYDTIASTYPAQNGQVKKSSQQEDKVEFCSEVEKKDQEADLITIDLTPPAPEENEPSEACEDSKAADSTKGTESSTNGPTAPVLT